From the genome of Adhaeribacter pallidiroseus:
AACTATGGCTGGCCGTATTTTGTAGGCGACAGTAAACCTTACCGCGATTATGATTTTGCCACTAAAAAATCTGGTGATTTTTTTAACGTAAACGCCCCTGTAAACAATTCGCCCAATAATACCGGTGCCAAAACTTTACCGCCAGCTACCAAAGCCATGGTGTGGTATCCGTATAATGCCTCCAAAGAATTCCCGATTTTAGGTACCGGTGGTCGTAGTGCCATGGCCGGACCGGTGTACCATTTTGATCCGAACTTAAACTCGGCGGGTAAATTGCCGCAGTTTTACGACAAAGGCTTGTTCGTGTACGATTGGATGCGGAACTGGGTAATGGTTATTCGCCTGGATAAAGACAACAACTTCGAACGGATGGAGCCCTTCTTACCTGGCACCGGCGATTTTAAACGCCCCGTAGATATGGAACTGGGTCCGGATGGAGCTTTGTACGTGCTGGAATACGGCTCGGTATACGGCATTGATAACGACGATGCCCGGGTAGTAAAAATTGAATTTAACGGCGGTAACCGTGCCCCATTAGCCGTAGCCGGTACCCGCGATAGTGTAGGCGTGGCCCCACTAAAAGTAGCCTTCTACAGCCGTGGCACCAAAGACCTGGACGAAGACGATAAAATTACTTACGAATGGTTGTTTGATGGTAAAACGGTAGGTTCTACCGAGCGTAATCCAACCTATACCTACACCCAAAATGGCGTGTACCAGGCTATTATGCGCGTAAAAGATAAGGCGGGTCTAACTAACGCCGATACCGTTCAAATTAAAGTAGGTAACACTTTACCCGAAGTAGCCATTAACTTACCCGGTAATCAATCGTTTTATTGGGATAACAACCCGGTGAAATACGCGGTAAAAATCAGCGACAAAGAAGACCAGAAAGTAGATCCCAAAAATATAAAAGTGTTCTTCGATTACATGGCGCAACCACCCAAGAATCAGCCGCAAATGGGTCACCAGATCTTAACCACTGTCGAGACGAATACTTTAGGTAAATCCTTAATTGCCGGTTCCGACTGCAAAGCCTGCCACCAGATCGAGAAAAAATCGGTAGGTCCGGCTTTTGTATTAGTAGCCCGCCGTTATAAAGGCCAATCCGGAGCAGTGGACAAACTGGCTACTAAAATTATTAACGGTGGCGGTGGTAACTGGGGCGAACACGCCATGAGCGCGCACCCGCAGTTATCTAAGTCCGATGCTTCCGAAATGGTGAAGTACATCTTATCCTTAGGCGATGTAAAGAAAGAAAAAGCGAACCTGCCATTGCAAGGAGCCTTAGCGTTTAAAGAACACAATCCGAAAGAGGCGAAGGGCATGTACACGCTACTGGCCGCTTACACCGACAAAGGTGGTAATGCGGTAGGACCATTAACCAATAGCGCCGTTATAACTTTCCGGAGCCCGAAACTTTCCGCCGTAGATGCTGACGAAATTTTCCAGATTGACCGTTGGGGAAATTCTCTGGGTGATGCCAGCAACGGTTCGTATTTGCTGTTTAAAGGGATTGATTTAACCAACATTAAAGAACTCTCTTACCGCCTAGCACCCAAAGGCCAGGGAGCCCGCTTGGAGGTGCACCTCGATTCGCCGGGTGGTCCTGTTGTTAGTTCGGCCGAGTGCCAATCTACCGAAAGTGGCGACAAGAAAATAAACATCACGGCCCCGGTAAAACCAACCACTGGCCGCCACGATTTGTACTTTGTTGTGGCGAAAGATACTCAGCCCGATAAGAACCTGCTGGCTCTGGAATCGATAGAATTTAAAAAATAACTTATTTTTAGTATTAAGCTGAATAAAGAGCCGCTATTTTAAAAATAGCGGCTCTTTCGCGTTTAGGTGCGCTTTAGGGCAAAGGGGTTTACTATTTTAAAAAAGTATAGGCCGAATTTTCCTTAAAAAATAGTACATTTAAAAACTGTAAATCTGTATCTATCGCATTAGTCTTTACACATGAACCTTCTTAAACTTACCTCTAAGCTTTGGCTGTATTTCTTTGGCTTATTAGGAGCCAGCATTGGTTTATACTCTTGTTTAAATACCAAGCAGCAAACGGCAGGTCAGGCAAAAAAGCCCGCCCGCGTGTTAGTTTTTTCAAAAACCATGGGCTGGAAACATACTTCTATTCCGTTCGCCAATAAAGCCATCCAGAAAATGGGCCAGGATAATAACTTCCGGGTAGATACCACCAAGAATGCCGCTTATTTCACCGA
Proteins encoded in this window:
- a CDS encoding ThuA domain-containing protein: MFTKKTTFKIWLSFCCLLSAGSVFYSCKTTNGVEPNNAAKPQTPRILVFSKTKGFYHNSIPEGTAAIQKMGRDNNIRVDTTKNAAYFTEDSLKNYRAVIFMSTTQDVLNNEQQVAFERYIQAGGGYAGVHAAADTEYEWPWYGKLVGGWFLSHPGNPNVRAGAIDVVDATSPMMAGIPARWERTDEWYDYKSVSSNIKVLAKLDESTYGNVGKMGRNHLIAWYQEFDGGRSFYTGGGHTKESFSEPLFVNHLWAGIQYAIGDGKPLDYSKSYSIVTPEENRFTRSILANDLNEPMELTVTPDGRVYYVERTGKFSVYDPKTKKNTVVREFPVFTDEGNGLLGITFDPDFAQNHWLYFFHTPVPKDKTKLKQHVSRFTLTDQGLDLASEKVLLEIPIDLESSAHTGGSLTFDRKKDLFISVGDNTVPFKSDGFAPIDEILGRHTFDAQRSAGNPNDLRGKILRIHPLADGTYTIPEGNLFPKGTPGTRPEIYTMGCRNPYRISVDPATSIVYWGEIGPDSGKDSLAVFGPRGYDEFNQAKKAGNYGWPYFVGDSKPYRDYDFATKKSGDFFNVNAPVNNSPNNTGAKTLPPATKAMVWYPYNASKEFPILGTGGRSAMAGPVYHFDPNLNSAGKLPQFYDKGLFVYDWMRNWVMVIRLDKDNNFERMEPFLPGTGDFKRPVDMELGPDGALYVLEYGSVYGIDNDDARVVKIEFNGGNRAPLAVAGTRDSVGVAPLKVAFYSRGTKDLDEDDKITYEWLFDGKTVGSTERNPTYTYTQNGVYQAIMRVKDKAGLTNADTVQIKVGNTLPEVAINLPGNQSFYWDNNPVKYAVKISDKEDQKVDPKNIKVFFDYMAQPPKNQPQMGHQILTTVETNTLGKSLIAGSDCKACHQIEKKSVGPAFVLVARRYKGQSGAVDKLATKIINGGGGNWGEHAMSAHPQLSKSDASEMVKYILSLGDVKKEKANLPLQGALAFKEHNPKEAKGMYTLLAAYTDKGGNAVGPLTNSAVITFRSPKLSAVDADEIFQIDRWGNSLGDASNGSYLLFKGIDLTNIKELSYRLAPKGQGARLEVHLDSPGGPVVSSAECQSTESGDKKINITAPVKPTTGRHDLYFVVAKDTQPDKNLLALESIEFKK